The nucleotide sequence GGAGAAAGACGTGTAGCGGAGTTGCAGCGATGAATAACGTGAAGAAGACCCCGATCCAAACGAGTGATTTACGAGTGATTCCAGGCTTCTCATGAGGGAAATTTTCAGTAAAAAAGAGTATGAATGCAGGATTACTTCCCAGAAATCCGATGTATTCAAGCTTCATTAAAGTGTAAAAGGTCGTATCCGGATATAAGATGTGAATTAATGAATGACCTTGCGAGCTAAGCTTCAAAGATAGCAGCAGACAAGCGAGACCGAAGAAGAGGAAGGCACGATTCTCTCTTCGTAGCGCGAACAGAATAATATGATAAATACCGATGATGCTCATACATCCGATCAGGAGCATCTCGATCGCAATGGCTTTAGTCTCTTGTTTCGCAAGCTGCTCATATGGACCGAATTGGATGGAGGCGAAGATGCCGGATTTACGGTGATCGTAGTTGGAGATTTGAATGACGAGTTCCATGGTGGTGCCGACGTTACCGAGATGAATGAGTTTAGGTAATACTTGAGGATCAGAAGTAGCCGCATTAACACCAACTTTACCTTGCTCAGAAACGAGCGTTCCGTTGACCCATAGACGATAGGCGGAGCTCCACGTATCTGTTACTAAGCCACTATCATCAAGATCCGAGGGGAGATTAACGATAAGACGATACGTTGCATAACCTTCAAGGGGCAAATCGTTCCCGTCAACTTTCATTAGAGACCACGAGAGAGGGACGGCAATATAGTCAGTCAACTTCGCGGTTGCATTAGCGATACCAGAAGGGTCTAACAACTGATTCCAATAAAACTCCCATTGACCGTTTAATTTAACGATCCCTAATTGATTCGCATCTCGATCCGTGAAATCGAGTGCACCATGAACAGCTAGCTTCGCTTTTTGATCTTTATTGGCGGGGAAAAGTATGGTGAATATCGTCGTTAATAATGCGGAGATCAGAACAAAGCTGATTAGGATGATCCATTTCGACTTGTTATTCTTCATCAGTCTCTCCCATTATTAATTTTAATAGGTATAACGGCTAAATTTTACAATTCATTCTCTCTATTTTAATTCTGAATGTCGAATTTATGCAATAGCTGATTAATGAACGGTCGATTCAATTGGAGATACGCATTAATCCACGATAGCAACAAAGGATGATTAGGAGAAACAGCTATAGCCAGCGGATCTACATAATCATCAAGCACGATATATTGTAGCGTTAAAGCGCTACCTGGGTTTTGTTTGAGATATTTTGCAAATTCAAATTCATCATAGAGTGCGGCGACAATCTCACCTTTGCTGACAGAGTCTAGTAAATTCTGACTTGTAGCAAAGGAGGAAATTTCAGATGATGAGAACAAAATTTCCGCGAACTCGCGATAAGAGGTGCCGGTTATTGTTCCAATTGTACTGCCATGCTGCTGTATTTGCTCTACCGCATTCGTTGTGCTCTTTCCTAGTCTAGCTAATTGCAGACGATTGATAAGTAAAGATTGATGCAAGGTAAGATAAGGCTCCGAAAAAAGCACATGCTGTGCGCGCTTCAATGTGATGCTCAGCTTAGATAGCGCAATGTCGGCTTCACCCGTAGCCACTTGATTTGCAACTTCATCGAAGCTAGTTGCTGTGCGGAGAAAGACAGCTTTAACGCCAAATTTATAGGCGATGTCTTGGGCTAGCAGGACATCGCTTCCGGTTAACTCGCCATTATCATCTACATAGAAGAATGGAAAGCGATCCTGTCCATACATCGCGATCCGAAGCTCCCCGCGACGATGGATGTCCTGAAGCTCCTTGGGGAGTGTAGCTACAATATCGCTAGACAATGGAGCGGCTTGTACAGGGGCTGCTGACGATGTCGCAGACATATCCAGATTAGGGCTAGTGTTAGCGGTTGAAGAATTCAGTGTGCCGCAAGAAGCCAATAGGAATAGCATAAAGAGCCAGAGGAGGCTCTTCTGTAAGGGTGAATTGGTTATCCGCATAGGTCTGATCATCGTATTATCCCTTCCATTCGCTATCGGCAGAGTTGCTCTTACGGAAACATTCCGCACAGATCTTCATGCCGGAGACAGCCGTTCGATGATTACATTGACTGCAGATCGGAACGCGTACACCTGCTAACCCGCCTGCGATTTGTTCTAATTCATCTTCATCCAACGATGGATCGCTATTCACAGGTAGAGCGTGCTGCGGATTACGGTCTGTCCCCAGCGGATCCTGATCGGGCTTGTTCGTGTCTCGGATTAATCTTCTATTTAGGTTGTGCCACCATCGGTTCCAACTCATCGACTCGTCTCCTGTTCTAGATATGCAATTCCCATCGCTGTCTTCCTTGTGTAGCTAATACTTAAAGCACACTTTACAGAATGCCCGAACCACTCACTTACGGTTGAAGGTAGAATGACAGAGGGTTGCAATGAAGGATGAGTTGAAATCTGGATCTGATAAAGCATGACTCTGCCATCGAATCCAGTACCACACGCTTTCAGTACAGCCTCTTTAGCCGCATATCTTCCAGCTATCCATTGCACGAACTTATGCTTTGAAACAATTGATTCAGCGTACATATATTCCTCATGGCTTAGTAGCTTTTGAAGGAATAGCTGAGAGTTTCTGCGCAGAATGTTTTCCATCCGTTGAATATCCAAAAGATCAATACCGACACCCATGATCATGGATTTACCCTCTCTTCATAGCTAGCTGGATGAAAGTGTCCCATACCCCCAGCATAGATTCTGACCGCTCATACCATCACCGTAATCTAGGAGTATGTCCAACGCGCGTAAGCCTTCAATCTGTTGCGGTACCTGTGCCTTAAGTGAATAGATATCCAGCTTTTTGCGAATGCTGCGCCATTCATCAGAAGAGACATCTAATTGGAAGGGGCCCAAAGTGAGCGCATTAACGGTAACCTTGAATGGAGACAGCTCCTTAGCCAAGCTCTTTACGACCGATAATGCGCCTTCGTTATAAATTGGCGAGCTAGGGTAGCCCGCGGAATAGAGTGAGTCTGCGAGCAACGGGAGGATGATGCGGCCGTTCCTCTTCTTCGCCATCGCTTGGCCGATTGAACGGCAGAAAAGAAACAATTGGGTGAACCGTCGCTCAATGTCATGATGGAAGGAGATCGGATCCTGATCGCGCAGTGCAGCCTCATCCTTCCAGTTCGTACCATGAATATATAGATCAATCGTAGATAGCTCTTGGATTACGTTTGTGATTAGTTGTTGGGAATTCGCTATGGTTTCAATAGGATCGCTAATGATCGGCAGGCAGTTGGATTGATGCGATACAGGCAGTGATTGTATGAACGACTCTGCTTCTTTTTCAGTCAGAAATTGTGCAGCCAGTACAACTCCACGTTCTAGCAAATGGCGACCAAGCAGCTGATTCACTGGTGACCCTGCTTCACTTAGAAAAGCGGTTGTTCGCATGGGATGCTCACTCCTTTTCTTAACGCAGAAATCCGCCGTCTTGTTTGATGACTTGACCTGAGACGTATTCAGAGAGCGAGCTAGCTAAATACAGGATCGTAGAAGCAGTCTCGTCCGATGTCCCCATTCGGTTATGATGAGTGTGCATCAGGAAGCCATCGACATCCGAGCTGGGAACTTTATCTGTCATATCTGTCTCTATCATTCCTGGAGCAATAGCGTTAATAGCGAGACCATGTGAGGCGTATTGTCTTGCAAGCAGCTTGGTAAGTCCAATAATTGCACCTTTAGAAGCTGCATAGTTGCTCTGAGCCTCTCTGCCGTACACTGCGCTAACGGACACAACATTGACGATTTTGCCACGGTTGGATTTCAATAGATAGGGAATTGCGGTCTCGCAGCAGACACTTGTACCGATGTAGTTTGTATGAAACACATGCTGCCATTGCTCCAATGTCATCATAAGTGCAAGTTGATCCTGTGTGACTCCGGCGTTATTCACAAGTACATCGATATGACCGAATGCTTCATAGACATCGTTCATTAGCGTTGCAATGAAATGAGCATCTGTTATGGAACCTTGATACATCCGTAGCTCGATTCCTTTAGCTGCATAATCCGCCACAAGTCGATCTGCGGCATCCTTATTGCTACTATATACGCCGACTACGGTGGCGCCTTCTAGGATGAATCGATCAACAACTGCACGACCTATGCCTCTAGTTGCTCCTGTAATTATCGCCACTTGATTGGATAGCAGCATAGGGTACCCTACTTCTGCGACATAATGAAGGCCGCTATTGAATTTACATTATATAAGTGGAGCTTTAATTCATCCGCAGGGATGTTCTCCACCATGACACCGTACACTTCTTCTAAGCCAACCATTATTTCGAATGCCTCAATGGAATCTAGTCCCAAGCCTTCGCCAAATAGAGGCATATCGTCGCTAATTTCCTCAGTCGTAATATCCTCGAGTTCTAGTCGTTCGATAAGTAATTTTGATTTAATCGTTTCTTTGATTTGTTCAAGATCGAGTACCGTTGTCTCATTCATCTCTCAAGTCCCCCTTGAAAATATAGTTAGATGCTGCAGGCACAGCTCGATATTACGTTCACTGTCCATCGACACTGCCGACAATTGCAGCGGTGTAACTCCCGTTAATCGTGGCGCTTATCGTTAAGACGTATCGGAGTTGCCGTCCCGCAAGTTCAGGCCATTGCTCCAGAATGGTGTGAGGCGAGCAATTGGACACCAATTCTGCTGCGGCAGCGAGCTGCAACATTGAACTGAATGAAGGGCCATAACCAAATTGTATATTTAAGTCAATTAATAGAGGTGCATTTAGCGGGTAGATTTCGGATAACCACTGCTTTATCAGGATGTAATCATTCGCTCTACCCGGACAATTGAGCAGAATCAAATCCAATTGGTTGGGAGACAGAGAGGCTTCTGCGAGTGCTTGCTCGATGGCTAGTGCAATCGCTGAGGGGATAGGGCTGTCAGCTTGTCCCCTTCCGAAAGCAGTGCCGAAGCCGAGCAATTCGGCATAGATTCGTTGTCCCGAAAGTTGGGCGTTGTCGAGCTCGGAGAGAGCTAAGCATACGCTTCCTTCTGTACGTGTATAAGGAAGCTCATGGAGTGCCTGTGCGCGATCGATCGCATCTGACAATTCAGAGTGATCGTCGCCAGCGCCGATTAAGCATCTTTGCTGCAACCCGCCGCGAATCGTTCCGGCTGCATAGAGAGCTGCAGTAAGCCCATCGCTGCCTCCTGTGCTGAGAGAACTGCTGAAGCCTGTCAATCCAAGCTTCTCAGCGGTTTTGCCAGAGATCGAATTAATAACGGTATGCGGGAAGTAAATGCTGCTAGCAAATTCAGCACCCTTCTCAAAGATCGAGCCAAGGAATTTGGCAATGCTGCTCGTGCTCCCCCGTGCTGTCCCGTAGATGTAGCCGATCTGTCCAGAGGATAGGTCCTGCTCGGACCATCCTGCATCCTCATAAGCCAATCGCGTCGCGCCAATGCTGCTCTGGCACAGCGTATTCATTCTTCGTTCATAGTGGTCAGGATGAAGCTCTTTGAGTGAGAAAGGCTCCGATTCGCTTCTCCGCCTTGCAGTCATCTCAGCGAGTACGCCATTACCCGGTGTCATCCAGTTACTGACGGCTCCTATTCCGACAATTGCGACGCGATGGTGGACGTGCTGCTTCTCAAGTGAACTTTCTAGCTCATCTTCAGCGGATGGAGAAGTTCTCAACACTAGTGAAGCATTGTGCCCCCCGAACGCTGAATTATTGTTTAATACATATTGTGGACGCCGAGGCTCCATCTTTTCTCCGATAATTCGTGCGCCTTCACAGCCTTCACGGAGAGCATCGAGTCGCAATGTGCCGGGGACGTATCCGCGGTGAATCGCATAAAGAGCAGTGACAAGCTCGATCGCTGCGGCTGCGCCAAGATTATGTCCAAAGTAGGCTTTGCTAGAGCTGATCGGGACGGACATCTCTGCGCCGAATACGCTTCTTAAACCTGCAATTTCCGCTTGGTCGTTCGCTTTCGTTCCTGTGCCATGTGCATTGATATATTCGATCTGATCCTTAGGAACACCCGATTGACGCAGCGCCATATCCACAGCCCTCTGAATGCCTCGACCTTCGGGATGAGGTGCTGTTTCGTGATGAGCATCGTTACTGAGCCCGTATCCACACACTTCACCATAGATTGTTGCCCCCCGCTGTAAGGCAGATTCCAGTGTCTCCATCACGACAAAGGCAGCGCCTTCTCCAAGGTTAAGTCCCAAGTTCGTGCCGAAAGGGGACGAAGGTAAAGGATTCAGAGCGCGGAGCACGTTGAAGCCTGCATATACCGTATGGGACAGTGGGTCAGAACCTCCAGCAAGCATCGCATCCGCATAACCCCAACGGATCATGTCATAGGCATAGCCGATCGCATTGCCACTTGCCGCGCAGGCGGTGTTGATCGTGGTGACAGGTCCTCGTACACCTAGATAACTTGCAACATCATCGCTTTGTTGGTAGAACGGATATTTTCCGGTCAATTTCGTATCTAGCTCGGTTACAGTCCACTGCGCTTCAAGAGACAAGATACCGCCATTGCAAGTGCCTAGTGCAAGACCGAACCGCTCTGCTCGAATTCCGGTAATAGATGTTCCCTGTTGTAGAACCGACAAGCCACTATGCTGTAAAGCCTGCTGGGCTGCAGTGATCGCGAATTGCGCACATTTGTCGTATGAGAGATCGCCGAAAGCTTCTAAGGTGTCCGTGCCCCAATCGACCTCGCCGGCGATATGACACTGAAGTGTATCTGTTGGAAAATGAGTAACAGGGCGGATTCCACTCGTGTTCGCGAGCATCGATTGGAATACTTGTTCGGGACTAGTACCCAGCGAGCAAAGCACGCCAATTCCAGAGATTACAATACGTTTATTAGTTGGGGGGGAATGCACAGCTTTCACTCCTCTGCGCGGATCGTTTTGTAGGCAACACGCTTCTCGCTAATTCGTTCTGCATAGGGACGGAGCCTTCGACCTGCGAGGGTGAACATCCCATGTGACGTTGTGTTTACAGTAAATAATGCTTTAGGAATATGCTGATCAAGCTGCAAGCGTATCGAATGAGAGAGCAGTTGGAACGCAACTCCACTGTGCTGATAGTCTGGATGGACGTAAATACAATCATATAAAATTTGGCTTGCACTAAGCTGGTAATTAATTGCCCAGCCTACGACATGATCTTCTACGCGTAAGCCTATGCTATTGCTTGCTAATGCGCCAACTGACTTGAATGGGGAGAGGAAGCGCTCATATAGTGTCCCTTCCTGTGAGCGAAGAAGTTGCTCATCTGTGGCGCTCAGTTCGCTCCAAGGAAAGAAGGTTGCTCTCGCCGGAAGCGGGCGCTCACGTAGCCAAGCGGCTTGTGCAATTCGCTCATCGACATGGTAGATTAGTGCTTCGGTGACCGGTGTGGTCCATCCTCTAGTCGATAAAAACTGTTCAAGCGCAGCAGTATTTTGTTTCCCGGCATAATAGACGAAGCGTAGCGAATGACAGCTTGTGCTCTGTAAGTCACGTTCCACCTCATGAGCCAGCGCAGTTGCTAGTCCTTGCTTGCGATAGGGTTCAGTAATGAAGAGGGAAAGCACCTCTGCGACATTACTCTTTAAGTCGAGGTAAGCTACGATAGCGCCGACGGGAATTCGTGATGCGCCGGATCCGATAGGATCGACCTCTACTCCATATGCAATAATGCTACCGGTTTGATCGCGCACATTCAGCCTGTGGTATACATTCTGAAACATGAGTGACTGGAAGCGTGACCCGTTATCCGAGTTTAGCTTTATCCTATGAAACATGGACAACCTCTCCAACCTCTATGGGCTGCACCTGAACTTGATTAATGTCACTAGATATTAATGTCGTTGCAGCGCAATTCGCTAACACGCTAGCTGAAGTAATGAATGGATCGATAAGCGGATTAATGGCGAGCAGTAAAATGATTGTTGTGTCTGCTGGCAAATGTAAAGGCGATGCGAGTAATGCGAGCATTGAAATCGATACGAGTGCAGGTGAACCGGCACCCGCTAAAGCTGCGAGTGCAGCGACGACCCAAACGGTTAATAATTGTGTAGCTGTGAGTGAAACATCATAGAGTTGGGCTGTAAATGTGATACCGAGTCCATAGATGAGCACCATGCTGTAGCGACATAGAATCATTCCAAGCGGGACGACAAGTCGCGCTGTGGCGGCATCTAGCTTCAGATGATTCGTTAAAGCGTGTAAAGATGAAGGAATCGAAGCGATGCTGTTGCGCGTGCCAAACGCAATCGTCAACACTTCCTTCAATGACCGGAAAACGACAAAGATTGAAAGCTGTAGCCTATGAGCGATAATCGCTATGCTAATCAGAGCTACGATCAAGCTTGCAACATTGATCCATATAATTAATTTGAAAATTGCAGGGAATAAGTCCGCACCAATGGTGGATAGCTGGTCGGCCATCATGCAAAACAGCCCCATTGGAAGCAAGTACATCGACCAAGCAATCGCCTTCTGAAAAGCTTTAAAAGCGACATCAGCGAGATCAAGTAGCATTTCACCGGGCTTCGTCGATACGATTCCGATGGTCGCCCCTGCAATGATCGAGAAAAATAAGATTTGAAGACTATTTCCTTCGCCTAATGCACTGAATATGTTAGAAGGAACAAGACCGAGCAGAAAATCTAACAACCCGCGTTCAGACGAATCTTGAACGACGATTGCAGAGCCTTGTTCACTTTGGTTGACAATTGAACCGAGAACATGTTTAGCTTCCTCAGACAATCCACTTCCGGGTTGCCCGATCATCCCTGCAATTAAAGCAAGCGCACTGACAAGCAACAGTCCGATGAAGAACACGACGACCATACGTCGAATGAGCTTTATCGCACCGCGATTCATGAACAAGCTTCCGATACTCGACACGATTGCGGTCATCATAATAGGAATGGCACACATCTTAAGGAACGCCAAGTATAAGTCGCCGAACGGAGCTACCTGCTCCGCTAACGATGGCAACATGAATCCTGTTGCCCCACCAAGTACGATGCTCCCCAGTATGGTCCATACGGACTTCAGCCAACGAAATGATAATGTACGCAAGGTATTGCTCCTTTTGTGGCGCAGTCTTAAATAAAATGGTAGGAGAACCCCGATGGCTCGGGGTTCTTTAGGAATTAGAATATATCGTTTGCCGTGAATGTAATATCAGGACTAACCGTGTTCAAACCGCTTTTCAGGGTATTATTTATTTCTACCTACTGCATCGATAACATCAATTGCGAGTTTGGTTCCGCCCTCAATTGCAGTGCCAACACCATTGAAGAAGTCTGTTGCAGCGGACTTGCTACCACCTGCTACACTTTCAAGCTCTGTCTCGGACAGTTCATCTGCAGAAGCCTTGAATGCAGGCAATACGATATTTGCATGATATTTAGCGCCATCAATCACATTGATTTTGAAATCTCTCGGCACTTCTTGACCCGATACTTCCTTGACTGCAGCATAAACATCGTTAAGAACGACTTCGCGGAATGCCGCGTCTGTGCTTGCCTTTTGAATGACCTTTGTTGTTACTTCAGATACTTGTTCTTGTGTCCAGCTCATTGAATAATTCCTCCTAAATAATTTGGGATTTGATCTTACTAAATTCAGCATAACAGCCACAATTGAAGTTCAATTCAAACGAACCTCAAATTTGGTTCAAATTTGCAACGGTTTAGGCCAATTGACGTTTCGCTAGCTCTGCGAATAGCCCTGGCTGCGCAATAAGCTCGCCATATGTGCCTTGCTGGACGATGCCACCCTTGTCTAATACATAGATGCAGTCGGCATTCATAATCGTACTTAGGCGGTGGGCAATGACTATTCTCGTTGCCTTTAGCTGCTCCAGACTCTCGCTAACGATAGCCTGTGTTCGATTATCAAGAGCGCTTGTCGCTTCATCAAAGAATAGAATAGAGGGCTTGCGCGCAATAGCTCGCGCGATCATTAAGCGCTGGCGTTGTCCGCCGGATAACGTAGAACCGCCCTCGGATACGACGGTATGCATTCCCATCGGCATCTGCCTAATGTCTTCGTCAAAGCCTGCCATCCTTGCAGCTTCCCAAGCTTCTTCGATCGTTAAATTCGATGTACCGACAATATTCGTGTAGAGGTCACCTGACATCGTTTTACTATTTTGCAACACAACTCCGAACTGAGAGCGCAATAACCCTACGTCGAGCGTCTTCAATTCTTGTCCGTCAAAATAGATCGAACCACTTTCGGGCTTCTCGAAGCTGAGCAATAGCCGCATTAAGGTGGACTTCCCACACCCGGAGGCGCCGATAAAGGCAACAAACTGTCCGGGGTTAATCTGCAAGCTTAGATCGCGAAGGACGAGAGGTTGATCCTCTTGATAGCGGAAGCTGACATGCTTCACTTCGATCATCCCGTTAAGATCGCCTGGGTCCTCTAGCTGCTCATGTACTTCAGGAACCGCTTGTAAGATCGGCTTTGCACGCTCAAACAGCGGTACGATATTGACGATGGAGACGAGTGCGGAGGACATTCCCATCATCGCGCCTAGAAAGGCGGAGAATGCTGCGAAGAATGCGATGAACTGCCCCGCTGACATTCCGCTTGACCTTGTTG is from Candidatus Cohnella colombiensis and encodes:
- a CDS encoding ABC transporter substrate-binding protein, with product MIRPMRITNSPLQKSLLWLFMLFLLASCGTLNSSTANTSPNLDMSATSSAAPVQAAPLSSDIVATLPKELQDIHRRGELRIAMYGQDRFPFFYVDDNGELTGSDVLLAQDIAYKFGVKAVFLRTATSFDEVANQVATGEADIALSKLSITLKRAQHVLFSEPYLTLHQSLLINRLQLARLGKSTTNAVEQIQQHGSTIGTITGTSYREFAEILFSSSEISSFATSQNLLDSVSKGEIVAALYDEFEFAKYLKQNPGSALTLQYIVLDDYVDPLAIAVSPNHPLLLSWINAYLQLNRPFINQLLHKFDIQN
- the acpS gene encoding holo-ACP synthase, which gives rise to MIMGVGIDLLDIQRMENILRRNSQLFLQKLLSHEEYMYAESIVSKHKFVQWIAGRYAAKEAVLKACGTGFDGRVMLYQIQISTHPSLQPSVILPSTVSEWFGHSVKCALSISYTRKTAMGIAYLEQETSR
- a CDS encoding SDR family NAD(P)-dependent oxidoreductase, whose protein sequence is MRTTAFLSEAGSPVNQLLGRHLLERGVVLAAQFLTEKEAESFIQSLPVSHQSNCLPIISDPIETIANSQQLITNVIQELSTIDLYIHGTNWKDEAALRDQDPISFHHDIERRFTQLFLFCRSIGQAMAKKRNGRIILPLLADSLYSAGYPSSPIYNEGALSVVKSLAKELSPFKVTVNALTLGPFQLDVSSDEWRSIRKKLDIYSLKAQVPQQIEGLRALDILLDYGDGMSGQNLCWGYGTLSSS
- a CDS encoding SDR family NAD(P)-dependent oxidoreductase; this encodes MLLSNQVAIITGATRGIGRAVVDRFILEGATVVGVYSSNKDAADRLVADYAAKGIELRMYQGSITDAHFIATLMNDVYEAFGHIDVLVNNAGVTQDQLALMMTLEQWQHVFHTNYIGTSVCCETAIPYLLKSNRGKIVNVVSVSAVYGREAQSNYAASKGAIIGLTKLLARQYASHGLAINAIAPGMIETDMTDKVPSSDVDGFLMHTHHNRMGTSDETASTILYLASSLSEYVSGQVIKQDGGFLR
- a CDS encoding phosphopantetheine-binding protein — its product is MNETTVLDLEQIKETIKSKLLIERLELEDITTEEISDDMPLFGEGLGLDSIEAFEIMVGLEEVYGVMVENIPADELKLHLYNVNSIAAFIMSQK
- a CDS encoding beta-ketoacyl-[acyl-carrier-protein] synthase family protein; translated protein: MHSPPTNKRIVISGIGVLCSLGTSPEQVFQSMLANTSGIRPVTHFPTDTLQCHIAGEVDWGTDTLEAFGDLSYDKCAQFAITAAQQALQHSGLSVLQQGTSITGIRAERFGLALGTCNGGILSLEAQWTVTELDTKLTGKYPFYQQSDDVASYLGVRGPVTTINTACAASGNAIGYAYDMIRWGYADAMLAGGSDPLSHTVYAGFNVLRALNPLPSSPFGTNLGLNLGEGAAFVVMETLESALQRGATIYGEVCGYGLSNDAHHETAPHPEGRGIQRAVDMALRQSGVPKDQIEYINAHGTGTKANDQAEIAGLRSVFGAEMSVPISSSKAYFGHNLGAAAAIELVTALYAIHRGYVPGTLRLDALREGCEGARIIGEKMEPRRPQYVLNNNSAFGGHNASLVLRTSPSAEDELESSLEKQHVHHRVAIVGIGAVSNWMTPGNGVLAEMTARRRSESEPFSLKELHPDHYERRMNTLCQSSIGATRLAYEDAGWSEQDLSSGQIGYIYGTARGSTSSIAKFLGSIFEKGAEFASSIYFPHTVINSISGKTAEKLGLTGFSSSLSTGGSDGLTAALYAAGTIRGGLQQRCLIGAGDDHSELSDAIDRAQALHELPYTRTEGSVCLALSELDNAQLSGQRIYAELLGFGTAFGRGQADSPIPSAIALAIEQALAEASLSPNQLDLILLNCPGRANDYILIKQWLSEIYPLNAPLLIDLNIQFGYGPSFSSMLQLAAAAELVSNCSPHTILEQWPELAGRQLRYVLTISATINGSYTAAIVGSVDGQ
- a CDS encoding GNAT family N-acetyltransferase; translation: MFHRIKLNSDNGSRFQSLMFQNVYHRLNVRDQTGSIIAYGVEVDPIGSGASRIPVGAIVAYLDLKSNVAEVLSLFITEPYRKQGLATALAHEVERDLQSTSCHSLRFVYYAGKQNTAALEQFLSTRGWTTPVTEALIYHVDERIAQAAWLRERPLPARATFFPWSELSATDEQLLRSQEGTLYERFLSPFKSVGALASNSIGLRVEDHVVGWAINYQLSASQILYDCIYVHPDYQHSGVAFQLLSHSIRLQLDQHIPKALFTVNTTSHGMFTLAGRRLRPYAERISEKRVAYKTIRAEE
- a CDS encoding cation:dicarboxylase symporter family transporter: MRTLSFRWLKSVWTILGSIVLGGATGFMLPSLAEQVAPFGDLYLAFLKMCAIPIMMTAIVSSIGSLFMNRGAIKLIRRMVVVFFIGLLLVSALALIAGMIGQPGSGLSEEAKHVLGSIVNQSEQGSAIVVQDSSERGLLDFLLGLVPSNIFSALGEGNSLQILFFSIIAGATIGIVSTKPGEMLLDLADVAFKAFQKAIAWSMYLLPMGLFCMMADQLSTIGADLFPAIFKLIIWINVASLIVALISIAIIAHRLQLSIFVVFRSLKEVLTIAFGTRNSIASIPSSLHALTNHLKLDAATARLVVPLGMILCRYSMVLIYGLGITFTAQLYDVSLTATQLLTVWVVAALAALAGAGSPALVSISMLALLASPLHLPADTTIILLLAINPLIDPFITSASVLANCAATTLISSDINQVQVQPIEVGEVVHVS
- a CDS encoding NHLP leader peptide family RiPP precursor: MSWTQEQVSEVTTKVIQKASTDAAFREVVLNDVYAAVKEVSGQEVPRDFKINVIDGAKYHANIVLPAFKASADELSETELESVAGGSKSAATDFFNGVGTAIEGGTKLAIDVIDAVGRNK